A single window of Chitinophaga sp. XS-30 DNA harbors:
- a CDS encoding tail fiber protein, which yields MQHRIYLLTLTLLLTGKWCLFGQSYINNQLDPVQSDANFSISGDGRASRFLTAAGTHELGTPHIGLNMGSFSTGSRRWNIGLLGTENGNNSGSNFAIWGYGDAGANAFLHTSLTIQRATGYIGIGAITPAARLHIVNGQQQILLATGTSTSGYNLNIGVNDDGVNLSNNSSVRGFNFKNFTGTLMTILANGKVGIGTTNPGQHRLAVEGSIGARKVKVTQGTWADHVFAPDYNLPSLQEVEKYILEHRHLQHIPSEQEVKENGLDLGEMNSKLLQKIEELTLYLIAQQKINDQQSKRIEKLEQLITEKNNH from the coding sequence ATGCAACACAGAATCTATCTTTTGACCCTCACGCTATTGCTGACCGGCAAATGGTGTTTGTTTGGCCAATCTTACATCAACAACCAGCTTGACCCGGTTCAGTCCGATGCGAACTTTTCGATCTCGGGAGACGGCCGGGCCTCAAGGTTTCTTACCGCGGCTGGCACACATGAGTTGGGGACTCCGCATATTGGTCTAAATATGGGCAGTTTCTCTACCGGATCACGGCGTTGGAATATAGGGCTATTGGGAACAGAGAATGGTAACAATAGCGGTTCAAATTTCGCGATATGGGGATATGGCGATGCGGGCGCTAATGCATTCCTGCACACGTCGCTGACGATACAAAGGGCAACGGGATATATCGGTATCGGCGCAATCACACCCGCTGCGAGACTGCATATAGTCAATGGCCAACAACAGATACTGCTGGCGACAGGAACTAGTACTTCCGGTTACAACCTGAATATAGGTGTAAATGACGACGGTGTCAATCTGTCCAATAACTCTTCCGTTAGAGGGTTCAATTTCAAAAATTTCACCGGCACGCTGATGACCATCCTGGCAAACGGGAAAGTCGGTATCGGCACCACTAATCCAGGCCAGCACAGGTTAGCCGTAGAAGGCTCCATCGGCGCAAGGAAGGTAAAAGTGACACAGGGCACCTGGGCGGACCATGTATTTGCCCCTGACTACAATCTTCCCTCCCTTCAGGAGGTTGAAAAATACATCCTGGAACACCGGCATCTGCAGCATATACCCAGTGAGCAGGAAGTAAAAGAAAATGGACTAGACCTCGGTGAGATGAACAGCAAACTGCTGCAGAAAATAGAGGAACTCACCCTCTACCTGATAGCGCAGCAAAAAATTAACGATCAACAGTCTAAACGGATCGAAAAGCTGGAACAGCTTATTACAGAAAAAAATAACCACTAA